The bacterium genome contains the following window.
TGTTTTCCACAATCAATTTCTACCTATTTCTATAAATTTCAATCTATTTCTATTATCTTATCTCCATATCACTCTTATCTCCTTATCCCCTTTCTTACACTTTTGATATATAGCCTGAACGGTTACACCTAATTTATCATAGATTTTCACAAAAGTCAATTTTTTTTAATGTGGTTAACTTTACAGAGGCGATAGGATTTTCTCTATTTTCCAATTAAATCTTTTATTCTGTATCTTAAATTTTACCCTTAAAAAGGCAATAATTCCCAGCAAAATAACCCCAAAAGCATCTCTAAACCTTGCCCCTGGCACATAAGTATCAACATTTACAGGATAGTTATTATCCATTTTAATCTTAAGTCGTGCGGCAATAATTCCCATTTCTTGCTCACAACTATAGCGATAACCGGTATAATAAGGTAATATCTTATTTATTACTTTTGCCTCAAAGATTCTAAATCCTGATTCAACATCATTAAATCTAAATCCACTGATAAAAGATGCCCAGAGAGAAAGAAATCTATTCCCGAATTTCTTATAAAAAGGATAGATTGAAAAATCCCGTTTGGTAATAACCATCTCAAATCTTCCTTTCTCTAAATATTCGATGATTGATGTGATATTTTCTGGTTCATGTTGTCCATCGGCATCAATAGTGATAATTAAATCATCCGGAGAGAGCTGGTTTGAGTCTAATAGATGTTTGACAAAACAAAAGCAATTCCAGAATACCTTACCTTTGCCACTATTGGGGTTTAATGAGAAGAAATAGAAATTTTCCGCGTGGTTTCTGTTCCATTCAATAATCTTTTGTTTAGAGGTATCCGTAGAACCATCATCAACGACAATGAAGGTATGGACATAAGGCTTTAAGCGATTTAAGACATCAACAACTGTTTTTTCTTCATTAAATACGGGTAGGATAACAATTCTTTTTCTCATCCCTTATCCTAACTTTACTCCTTTACTCGCCATTTCGTCTCCTGTGGGGTGTCTTCTAAGATTATATTTAAGGTATTCAAATCAGCCCGAATTTTATCTGCCATTTGCCAATCTTTTTTATCTCGTGCCATCTTACGGAGATTGACGATTATCTCCATTAATTTCGGCACTAATTCATCCTTTGGTTTTGTAGATATTTCCTTAAATAATCCAAATATATCGCCCAATTTATAGACGGTTTCTTGAGCTAATTTAAGTAATGCCCGGGCTGAAAATCGCGAGCATTCATATAAAGTATCCATTTGAGAGATAAATTTATTGATGGCGGTAACTAAATCATATAAAGAGGCTAATGCTATCGGTGTGTTAAAATCATCATCCATTGCTTGAATGAATCTTTCCTCTGTTTGTTTAATCGCCTCATAAAATTCACGGTCCTTTTCCTCCAGCCGGCTCGGGTCAAATTTAATAAGTGTTTCTTGTTCCCCTGGTAATAATTGATAGAGCTGGGCATCAATTGATGTCGTTGATTCAATCTTAAGAAAGTCAGTTACATTTCTTAAGGTATTGTAGAATCGTTGAATTCCTGCCTTTGCCTGTTCTAAGTTTTCAACTGAAAATTCAACCGGGCTTTTGTAATATGTATTGAGGAAGAATAATCGAATCACATCAATCGGGTAATTTTCTAAAACACTTTTTATTAAAAACTCATTACCAAGTGATTTAGACATTTTTTCTTCATTTAAGGTAACCATCCCATTATGAATCCAAAAATTAGCGAATTTTTTACCGGTATAACTTTCAGACTGGGCGATTTCATTTTCATGATGTGGGAAGACTAAATCCTGACCACCACCGTGAATATCAAAGGTTTCACCTAAATATTTAATGGACATTGCCGAACATTCGATATGCCAGCCGGGCCTACCTTTGCCAAACGGACTATCCCATGCAGGTTCGCCTTCTTTTGCTGATTTCCACAGGGCAAAATCTTGCGGTGATTTTTTACGGGTATCAATTTCAAATCGTGTTCCGTGTATCATCTCATTTAAACTTCGACCGCTTAATTTACCATATTCTTTAAACTTACTTACTTCAAAAAATACATCGTTCTCAACCTGGTAAGCAAAGCCTTTTTCAATCAGAACCTTAATAAAATCAATAATTTCCTGAATATGTTCAGTAACTCTCGGGTAATAAGTCGCCCTTTTAATACCCAATTTATCCATACATTTAAAATACTCATCGATATATTTTTTTGCCAGTTCTTCAGAGGAGGTATTTCGTTGTTTAGCTCGTTCGATTATCTTATCATCAATATCGGTAAAATTCTGGATAAAAATAACCTCATAGCCTTTATATTCCAGGTATTTTCGGATAATATCAAAGGTAATGTAGCACCGGGTATGTCCCATGTGGCAATCCGAATAAGGTGTCAGCCCGCAGACATACATCTTTATCTTGCCTTCTTGAATGGGCACAAATTCTTCTTTTTTTCGACTAAGTGTATTATAAATTTTCAATGCCATACTTTAGTTTTTGCCTTTCTCCCGAAGTATATATGTATTTCCTAAATAACGGACTCATTTCGTTATTATCAACACCTTTGTAACTGCCGTATATGTTTTTCTTCCAAAGGTGAAAACAATTTCATCTTTTTTAGAAACAATTTCTTTATCAAAGAAATTATCAATCTTCTGGAATACAAGTGGAAAATCTCTCTTTAACTCCCAGCTTTGTTCAGGACTGTCTTTATCCAAAAGGACAACAAATAAATTGTTCCTGAACCACACCCCAAGAAAAAGTTTTGACTTTCAAGAAACACTCTCTATTTCAAATTTTATGTCTCTATTTTCTACTTCATACTTAATGAATAAAATACCTCTTTCACTAAAATCGCTATTTCGTGCTTTTTGTTTTGCTCGGCCATTAAAATCGAATGCTATTAATATCGGTTGGATAGTTTCAATCTCGCTCCCTGCCAGCCTTCCAGCAACCCATTTAGAATATTCAATAACTTGAGAAACATCCTTATCATCAGCAGTATCCCGTTTTAATTCTACAACACTGAATTTATACCTTAAAGGGAATCCAGTATATTT
Protein-coding sequences here:
- a CDS encoding glycosyltransferase family 2 protein, translating into MRKRIVILPVFNEEKTVVDVLNRLKPYVHTFIVVDDGSTDTSKQKIIEWNRNHAENFYFFSLNPNSGKGKVFWNCFCFVKHLLDSNQLSPDDLIITIDADGQHEPENITSIIEYLEKGRFEMVITKRDFSIYPFYKKFGNRFLSLWASFISGFRFNDVESGFRIFEAKVINKILPYYTGYRYSCEQEMGIIAARLKIKMDNNYPVNVDTYVPGARFRDAFGVILLGIIAFLRVKFKIQNKRFNWKIEKILSPL
- the cysS gene encoding cysteine--tRNA ligase, whose product is MKIYNTLSRKKEEFVPIQEGKIKMYVCGLTPYSDCHMGHTRCYITFDIIRKYLEYKGYEVIFIQNFTDIDDKIIERAKQRNTSSEELAKKYIDEYFKCMDKLGIKRATYYPRVTEHIQEIIDFIKVLIEKGFAYQVENDVFFEVSKFKEYGKLSGRSLNEMIHGTRFEIDTRKKSPQDFALWKSAKEGEPAWDSPFGKGRPGWHIECSAMSIKYLGETFDIHGGGQDLVFPHHENEIAQSESYTGKKFANFWIHNGMVTLNEEKMSKSLGNEFLIKSVLENYPIDVIRLFFLNTYYKSPVEFSVENLEQAKAGIQRFYNTLRNVTDFLKIESTTSIDAQLYQLLPGEQETLIKFDPSRLEEKDREFYEAIKQTEERFIQAMDDDFNTPIALASLYDLVTAINKFISQMDTLYECSRFSARALLKLAQETVYKLGDIFGLFKEISTKPKDELVPKLMEIIVNLRKMARDKKDWQMADKIRADLNTLNIILEDTPQETKWRVKE